The genomic interval TTGTATTGGTTGGAACTAACTTGATATACTGGATTTTTCTACCTCTTACGTCCTGCAAAATATCCATTTTATATCGATATCCGCTATTGAAAAAAGTTAACATTTTTGATGGAGTGATGGCATTATTATCTTTTTCATTATAATTAGAAATAGAAACTTCTTCATCCTCAGGGACGATAGTATATGTTTTTTTACCATCAAATATCTTTGTGATGCCCATAAAATTCAATACATATTGATTGCCTTTCATCGTCACATTCCCTTTGCTGTCTTGATTGATGTTTTCTTTTGCATTGTTTAATGAATACTTAAAGTCAATTGCAATATTAGAATAACTTTTTACTTTAGCTGTTACTTGGTCTAATAATGCTTTGGCTTTTGCATCTTGCGCCTGGGTTGAAAAACTTATAAAAAGAGCCAATAATATAGGGATAATTCTTTTGGTCATGGTGGTAATTGAATTTCTTTTTATGTTTTTAATCTTGATTTGCATGGTTTTAACTGTTTTTTTCATTGTTTAATAACTGCTCAAGAGAGGTTAGATCTTGGATGTTTACTGAGCGGGCTTTGCTGCCTTCAAAAGGACCAACAATTCCTGCTGCTTCGAGTTGGTCAATTAAACGACCTGCACGATTGTATCCTAGTTTTAGTTTTCTCTGTAACAAGGAAGCTGAACCTTGTTGAGCGCTAATAATTACTTCAGCAGCATCTCTAAACAGAGTATCTCTTTCGGATATATTCATATCAAGATTAATGCCAGTTTCTTCTCCAACAAACTCTGGGAGTAAATATGCTGTTGCATATGCTTTTTGCGAACCAATAAAATCAGTTATTTTTTCTACCTCTGGAGTATCTATAAAGGCACATTGTACACGTACTACATCATTTCCGTTGGTGTATAGTAAATCCCCACGACCTATTAATTGATCGGCACCTTGAGTGTCTAGAATTGTTCTCGAATCAATTTTTGAAGTTACTCTAAAGGCAATACGAGCGGGGAAATTGGCTTTGATTAATCCGGTAATAACGTTAACCGAAGGACGTTGTGTAGCGATAATTAAGTGAATACCAATAGCACGAGCTAATTGTGCTAAACGAGCAATCGGAATTTCGACTTCTTTTCCAGCAGTCATAATTAAATCGGCAAACTCATCGACTACAAGAATGATATAAGGTAAAAAACGGTGCCCATTTTCGGGATTTAATTTTCTAGCTTTGAATTTATCATTATACTCTTTGATATTACGCACCATTGCATCTTTTAATAAAGAATAACGATTATCCATTTCTACACAAAGAGAGTTTAGGGTGTTGACTACTTTAGTGTTGTCGGTAATAATAGCGTCTTCTGAATCAGGAAGCATCGCTAGATAATGTCTTTCTATTTTATTAAAAAGCGTTAACTCTACTTTTTTCGGGTCAACTAATACAAATTTAACTTCAGCAGGGTGTTTTTTGTATAACAATGAAGTTAGTACGGCATTCAAGCCTACAGATTTTCCTTGTCCTGTAGCACCCGCCATCAATAAGTGAGGCATTTTGGCTAAATCCACTACAAATGTTTCATTAGAAATGGTTTTTCCTAAAGCGATAGGTAATTCCATTTCGGCTTCTTGAAATTTGGCTGAACCAATAACAGATTTCATGGAAACCATCGTAGGATTCTTGTTAGGGACCTCAATACCAATTGTTCCTTTTCCTGGAATAGGAGCAATGATTCTAATTCCTAATGCCGAAAGGGATAAGGCAATATCGTCTTCTAAACTTTTAATTTTAGAAATACGAATACCAGCCTCTGGAACTATTTCGTATAAAGTAACCGATGGACCAACGGTAGCTTTAATTTGTGCTATTTCGATTTTGTAATTGCGGAGCGTATCCACAATTCTATTTTTATTTTCTTCTAGTTCTTCTTGATTGATAGTAATTCCGCCAGTAGAATATTCTTTTAATAAATCTAAGGTTGGGAATTTATAGTTAGATAAATCTAAAGTAGGATCAAATTGTCCAAAGTCAGAAACTAATCTTGACGCTAGGTTTTCTTCAATAAGATCTTCTTCAGGAGCGGATTCTATGACAAATGAATCTGTTGAAGAAATAGGGGATTCAACTGTTTTTTTCTCAAATGGAGGAGGAGTCGTAGTGTCTAATTTAATCTCTGAGGAATTCTTAATTGTTGGTTTTAATTCTTCTTTTTTGATTTCAAATTGTGAAGGTTTAGTTTTTAAAACCATTTCTTCTTCTTTTAAATCTACGTCAGAGACTGCAAATTCTTCTAAGTTGTAGGCGCCTTCATTTTTAGTAGCTTCAGCTGTTGCTAAAGTTTTTTTAAGGTCTTTACGTGTGTTCTCAAAAAAGGACTGAATTTTATCCGGAGACAATTTCATTTTGAATATAGTATAAATCACTATTCCAAAAATTAAGACTAGTAATGTACCTGTTTTACCAATGTAGTCTTGCATGAATAAATTTAATTCATATCCTACTACACCTCCCAATTCTGGAAGGGAAGTTGCAAAAAAGCTTAATAAAATAGAAACGATAATAAGTACAAATAAATCCCAAAACCAAATTCGTTTGAGTTTAGTTGTTGGCAACCCTATGATTAAATAAGAACCAGTCAAGAAAAATAGACGGACAAATAAAAAGGAAGCTAGTCCAAAACCTTTGTAAACGATTAGGTCAGCTAGATAGGCTCCAAATTTACCTAACCAATTTTGTACTGTTTCAGAGCGATTAGTTAGTTCATTAACAGCGCTTTGGTCTTCTTGGCCGTAAACATAAAAGGAGATGAAAGCAACTAATAAAGCTATGGAAAATAATACTAAAAGACAGCCCAAAACAATTTTGTGCTGTCTAGTGATTTTCCATGGTTTTATTTCTTTAGTCTCAGAATTATTTTTCTTGTCTAAAGTTTCTTTTCTTGATTTTGCCATTAGGGATTGTACTATTGCCTATGAAAATAGGGGTAGATATATGATTAAACCGATAATTATGGCTGTAATAGCTGCAAAAAAAACAGAGCCAGCAGCGATGTCTTTTATAAAGCCTATTCTTTCATGATAATCAGGATGGATAAAGTCAGCAATTTTTTCGATTGCTGTGTTCAAGCCTTCAATACTTAATACTAAACCTATTGCTAAAGTTTGAAAAAGCCATTGTGTAGCAGTTATTCCAAAGTATAAGCCTGCAACAGTAAGCAAAATACCTGTTGAGAATTGAACCATAACACTATGTTCAGTAGTGATTAATTTGATGGCTCCCTTCACGGCATAAGTAATGCTTTTTAGTCTACCAGTAACGAAGGTATTGTCTTTTTGAAACTCCATTAAAATCAGATTAAAGTACTGCTAATGCAGCTTCGTAATTAGGTTCGTCAACAATGTCGCCTACTTGTTCTGTGTGAAGGATAGTTCCGTCAACATCTACAACAATAAGAACTCTTGAAAGTAAACCAGCCAAAGGTCCGTCTACAATTTGTAAACCATTAGTTTTTCCAAAGTTTCCTTCTTGAAAATCTGATAAGTTCACAACGTTAGTGATTCCTTCTGCTCCACAAAAACGTTGTTGAGCAAATGGTAAATCTCTAGAGATACATAAAACTGCAGTATTGTCTAATCCAGCCGCTTTTTCGTTGAAAGTTCTAACCGATGTAGCACATGTTCCTGTGTCAACACTTGGAAAAATATTTAATACTAATCTTTTACCAGCAAAATTATTCAATGAAGCAACGGAAAGGTCACCTTGAACTAATTTAAAATCTGCTAATTTTGAACCCACTTTTGGTAATTCACCATTAGTATTTATTGCATTTCCTTTTAATGTAATTGAAGCCATGATTTTTATTTTTAATGAGGTTCAAAAGTATGAAAATTATTTAAGATTTTGGTTTTAAAACAAAAAAAACGCACCTAAAATTAGTATGCGTTTCTTTTGAAAAAACAATATAGGGTTTTATTTATTTGTCGATAGAACCCATAACGCG from Flavobacterium ovatum carries:
- a CDS encoding outer membrane lipoprotein carrier protein LolA, which produces MTKRIIPILLALFISFSTQAQDAKAKALLDQVTAKVKSYSNIAIDFKYSLNNAKENINQDSKGNVTMKGNQYVLNFMGITKIFDGKKTYTIVPEDEEVSISNYNEKDNNAITPSKMLTFFNSGYRYKMDILQDVRGRKIQYIKLVPTNTKDQRKEILLGIDVNTKHIYNLIEIGKKGTKTTLTVNSFKTNQPLSKNQFTFAESKYPNYYINKLD
- a CDS encoding DNA translocase FtsK, which gives rise to MAKSRKETLDKKNNSETKEIKPWKITRQHKIVLGCLLVLFSIALLVAFISFYVYGQEDQSAVNELTNRSETVQNWLGKFGAYLADLIVYKGFGLASFLFVRLFFLTGSYLIIGLPTTKLKRIWFWDLFVLIIVSILLSFFATSLPELGGVVGYELNLFMQDYIGKTGTLLVLIFGIVIYTIFKMKLSPDKIQSFFENTRKDLKKTLATAEATKNEGAYNLEEFAVSDVDLKEEEMVLKTKPSQFEIKKEELKPTIKNSSEIKLDTTTPPPFEKKTVESPISSTDSFVIESAPEEDLIEENLASRLVSDFGQFDPTLDLSNYKFPTLDLLKEYSTGGITINQEELEENKNRIVDTLRNYKIEIAQIKATVGPSVTLYEIVPEAGIRISKIKSLEDDIALSLSALGIRIIAPIPGKGTIGIEVPNKNPTMVSMKSVIGSAKFQEAEMELPIALGKTISNETFVVDLAKMPHLLMAGATGQGKSVGLNAVLTSLLYKKHPAEVKFVLVDPKKVELTLFNKIERHYLAMLPDSEDAIITDNTKVVNTLNSLCVEMDNRYSLLKDAMVRNIKEYNDKFKARKLNPENGHRFLPYIILVVDEFADLIMTAGKEVEIPIARLAQLARAIGIHLIIATQRPSVNVITGLIKANFPARIAFRVTSKIDSRTILDTQGADQLIGRGDLLYTNGNDVVRVQCAFIDTPEVEKITDFIGSQKAYATAYLLPEFVGEETGINLDMNISERDTLFRDAAEVIISAQQGSASLLQRKLKLGYNRAGRLIDQLEAAGIVGPFEGSKARSVNIQDLTSLEQLLNNEKNS
- a CDS encoding diacylglycerol kinase family protein, which gives rise to MEFQKDNTFVTGRLKSITYAVKGAIKLITTEHSVMVQFSTGILLTVAGLYFGITATQWLFQTLAIGLVLSIEGLNTAIEKIADFIHPDYHERIGFIKDIAAGSVFFAAITAIIIGLIIYLPLFS
- the tpx gene encoding thiol peroxidase, encoding MASITLKGNAINTNGELPKVGSKLADFKLVQGDLSVASLNNFAGKRLVLNIFPSVDTGTCATSVRTFNEKAAGLDNTAVLCISRDLPFAQQRFCGAEGITNVVNLSDFQEGNFGKTNGLQIVDGPLAGLLSRVLIVVDVDGTILHTEQVGDIVDEPNYEAALAVL